A stretch of the Bradyrhizobium sp. CCBAU 53351 genome encodes the following:
- a CDS encoding TAXI family TRAP transporter solute-binding subunit, with amino-acid sequence MKKVPRSHSLLLLAGFMPVAMMLQTACLEAQSAKSTKADVQVIRRSLPQESEKDRVNAWTVGLAGGLLEGAPIRLASEMARVVDDGADLHLLPIVTRGATDNLNALLYLRGVDTAIINSDAFEEYKIQAPQVRSRITYLLNLFPSELHVFVRPEITNLQDLAGKRVNFNTLGTAAAYSGPLIFSRLGIEADKTFIPHQVALEQMRKGEISAVVFITSKPVDAFVRGRWEAGFKFLPVHYDSRFEDYYLPATLEPNEYPNLIKPGERVSTIAVSTALVAFNWPPRSNRYQRVARLVEYLFSRIDRLQAPGFDAKWRSINLAATVPGLTRFHAAQEWLDRNSRRAESP; translated from the coding sequence ATGAAGAAGGTGCCAAGGTCACACTCGTTGCTGCTGCTCGCTGGATTCATGCCAGTCGCGATGATGCTGCAGACGGCCTGCCTTGAGGCCCAAAGCGCGAAGAGCACCAAAGCTGATGTCCAGGTGATCCGACGGTCGCTCCCTCAGGAGAGTGAGAAGGACCGCGTCAATGCCTGGACCGTCGGGCTCGCCGGCGGCCTGCTTGAAGGCGCACCGATCCGTCTCGCCTCGGAAATGGCACGCGTCGTCGATGACGGCGCAGATCTGCATCTCCTACCGATTGTCACGCGCGGGGCCACCGACAATTTGAACGCGTTGCTCTATTTGCGCGGCGTCGACACGGCGATCATCAATTCCGACGCGTTCGAGGAATACAAAATTCAGGCACCTCAGGTCCGAAGCCGCATCACATATCTGCTCAACCTCTTCCCGTCCGAGCTGCATGTTTTCGTGCGGCCGGAGATCACAAATCTGCAAGATCTTGCCGGTAAGAGAGTCAACTTCAACACCTTGGGCACCGCAGCCGCCTACTCCGGACCGCTGATCTTCAGCCGCCTCGGCATCGAGGCCGACAAGACATTTATTCCGCATCAGGTTGCCTTGGAACAGATGCGCAAAGGGGAGATATCGGCCGTCGTATTCATTACGTCAAAGCCGGTCGACGCCTTCGTCCGCGGTCGCTGGGAGGCGGGCTTCAAATTTCTTCCGGTTCACTATGACAGTAGATTCGAGGACTATTACCTACCGGCGACATTGGAGCCAAATGAGTACCCAAACCTCATCAAGCCGGGTGAGCGAGTTTCAACGATCGCGGTTTCGACAGCGTTGGTTGCTTTCAATTGGCCGCCACGCTCAAACCGCTATCAACGCGTGGCTCGCCTCGTCGAGTATCTGTTCTCGCGTATTGATCGGCTTCAGGCGCCGGGCTTTGACGCGAAGTGGAGGTCGATCAATCTAGCAGCCACCGTTCCTGGTCTCACCCGTTTTCACGCCGCCCAGGAATGGCTAGATCGCAACTCGCGGAGAGCAGAGTCACCATGA
- a CDS encoding helix-turn-helix transcriptional regulator, whose protein sequence is MKTNGIDNEELSKVLNRLGEAAVNPEAWRGIMDDICKAVGASAALLLQSDIRTPDVPRTDSIAEATDLYFRNNWHLRDPRARGFPRMMAGEVVTDFDVMTPEQIRADPMYNEVLFPFGYRWFAGIGFWADSAAWALTLQRTGREGTFEARDKQLLAQLAPRLTETATLATAVGRAALSSMTDVLDRVRQPALVLNREGMVLRTNQMADHGFDAEIRIRGRRLLLRDKHAMTRFDQLVSMIRSTPDAAAIAASPILVRRTTKPPVVLRLLPVDGAARSVFLGARALLILSNLSPRPAPDPALIGQAFDLTPAESRLAALLATGTSIADAADHLRISRETARNHLKSIFSKTGIHRQSELVTLVSQLG, encoded by the coding sequence GTGAAGACCAATGGAATCGACAATGAGGAGCTGTCGAAGGTCCTCAATCGACTTGGCGAGGCTGCCGTGAATCCGGAAGCCTGGCGCGGCATCATGGATGACATCTGCAAGGCCGTCGGAGCGTCGGCGGCCCTGCTTCTTCAGAGCGATATCAGAACCCCGGACGTTCCCCGCACGGATTCGATTGCCGAAGCCACCGATCTCTACTTCAGGAACAACTGGCATTTGAGAGACCCGCGCGCCAGGGGCTTTCCCCGCATGATGGCGGGCGAGGTCGTGACCGACTTCGATGTGATGACGCCTGAGCAGATTCGTGCCGATCCCATGTACAACGAGGTACTGTTCCCGTTCGGATACCGGTGGTTTGCCGGCATCGGCTTCTGGGCCGACAGCGCGGCGTGGGCATTGACGCTCCAACGGACCGGCCGCGAAGGCACGTTCGAAGCGCGCGACAAGCAACTGCTTGCCCAATTGGCGCCGCGCCTGACCGAGACCGCCACGCTCGCGACGGCGGTTGGACGAGCCGCGTTGAGCTCGATGACCGACGTCCTGGACCGGGTTCGACAACCCGCCCTGGTCCTCAATCGGGAAGGCATGGTTCTGCGCACGAACCAGATGGCCGATCACGGCTTCGACGCCGAGATCCGCATCAGGGGGCGGCGCCTCCTTCTTCGCGACAAGCATGCGATGACGCGATTCGATCAGCTGGTCAGCATGATCCGATCAACGCCGGATGCCGCCGCCATCGCCGCCTCGCCAATCCTTGTCCGCCGGACGACCAAGCCACCGGTCGTGTTACGGCTCCTGCCAGTGGACGGCGCGGCGCGCTCCGTTTTCCTCGGAGCGCGCGCCCTGCTCATCCTGTCCAATCTCTCCCCGCGCCCTGCGCCGGACCCCGCGCTGATCGGCCAGGCCTTCGATCTCACCCCGGCGGAATCCCGACTGGCTGCCCTGCTCGCGACCGGCACATCGATCGCCGACGCCGCCGACCATCTGCGCATCTCGCGCGAAACCGCCCGCAACCACCTGAAGTCGATCTTCTCGAAAACAGGTATCCACCGCCAGTCGGAGCTGGTCACGCTGGTTTCGCAGTTGGGGTGA